A window from Nitrosopumilus adriaticus encodes these proteins:
- a CDS encoding chemotaxis protein CheA, whose amino-acid sequence MYVSEATEHVELINQTLLQLEDNPTNRSYLDQVFRSAHTIKGMASTMSYNDTSELCKNIENIFDEIRKGEKHLTHDLSSALFVCIDLLQQMIMDEELKVDLTPYLEKLQSPEEEIKNMPFQKNSKKISSSTIRVKMSDLDSIVDLVGELLTSKMQLQQTIKNKNHNELKQVSTQIERLITDLQYQAMKIRLVPINQIYDRCNRTVRDISQKLQKNIDLNMDSSGIEIDRSILDAMVDPLLHILRNCVDHGIESSEDRIRLGKSETGNISITVSRKGENILITIEDDGKGIDVNRVKEKAVDNGIITQEEADKISEQDAMQLIGAPGLSTAKEVTDISGRGVGMDVVISQIEEVNGTVKITSEKDIGTKIVLSLPLNLSIIRGLLVIISGERFAIPLSSIISTLKIKNEEVDVVHGTEFINFEDSIIPLIRLNDLLEIQKTRYSENKELTVIVIENNNKKYGFLVDGFERNQEIVIKKLDGNESSDLFSNATILPDGDVALVIDPSALIN is encoded by the coding sequence ATGTATGTCTCAGAAGCAACAGAACATGTTGAACTGATAAATCAAACATTATTACAACTAGAAGACAATCCCACAAATAGATCATATTTAGATCAAGTTTTTCGCTCAGCTCACACCATTAAAGGAATGGCATCAACTATGTCCTATAATGATACAAGTGAACTATGTAAAAATATTGAAAATATTTTTGATGAAATTAGAAAAGGTGAAAAACATCTAACACATGATCTTTCCAGTGCACTTTTTGTTTGTATTGATCTATTACAGCAAATGATCATGGATGAAGAATTAAAAGTAGATTTAACACCTTATTTAGAAAAATTGCAATCACCTGAAGAAGAAATTAAAAACATGCCATTTCAAAAAAACAGTAAAAAAATTTCATCCTCAACAATTAGAGTCAAAATGTCAGATCTTGATTCCATAGTGGATTTAGTAGGGGAATTATTAACATCAAAAATGCAACTTCAACAAACAATAAAAAATAAAAATCACAATGAATTAAAACAAGTTTCAACTCAAATTGAACGTTTAATTACAGATTTACAATATCAGGCAATGAAAATTAGGCTAGTTCCAATAAATCAAATTTATGATAGATGCAATAGGACTGTACGCGATATATCACAAAAACTTCAAAAGAACATAGATTTGAATATGGATAGTTCAGGAATTGAGATAGACAGAAGTATTTTAGATGCAATGGTGGATCCACTATTGCACATTTTAAGAAATTGTGTAGATCACGGGATAGAATCTTCTGAAGATAGAATCAGACTTGGCAAATCAGAGACAGGCAACATAAGTATTACAGTATCAAGAAAAGGAGAAAATATTCTAATCACCATAGAGGATGATGGAAAAGGAATTGATGTAAACAGAGTAAAAGAAAAAGCAGTAGATAACGGGATAATCACTCAAGAAGAGGCAGATAAAATTTCAGAACAAGACGCAATGCAATTAATTGGAGCACCAGGATTATCTACTGCAAAGGAAGTAACAGACATTTCAGGGCGTGGGGTAGGGATGGATGTCGTAATATCTCAAATAGAAGAGGTGAATGGAACAGTAAAAATTACTAGTGAAAAAGATATAGGCACAAAAATAGTTTTATCGCTACCACTAAATCTTTCGATAATACGAGGACTTCTGGTAATCATATCTGGAGAAAGATTTGCAATTCCCCTTTCCAGCATAATTTCTACATTGAAAATAAAAAATGAAGAGGTAGACGTAGTACATGGAACAGAATTCATTAATTTTGAAGATAGTATTATACCATTAATCCGTCTTAATGATCTTTTGGAAATACAGAAAACCCGCTATAGTGAGAATAAAGAATTAACCGTCATAGTAATTGAAAACAATAATAAAAAATACGGGTTTTTAGTAGATGGTTTTGAAAGAAATCAAGAAATTGTCATAAAAAAATTAGATGGAAATGAATCATCAGATTTATTTTCAAATGCAACAATACTTCCTGATGGAGATGTAGCTTTAGTGATTGATCCTTCAGCGTTAATTAATTAG
- a CDS encoding CheR family methyltransferase, giving the protein MIESKTSHYIEKIISEIKKKTGKSIQEFKPVFLERRIQYRMRILNISELKEYFELVSSNCNEAESLYSSFSINVTKFFRDPQVWEKLEKETIPKLIEKSKFSRIKVWSCGSASGEEPHSISIMLHELLKGTGKDYRIYANDINNHALIRAEKAVYRNANLVNVSNLKINRYFEKISEEYYQVKLNIRNKIQYEEMDLMKTTGQMFDIIFCRNVLIYYDKNSQECIYKKFSESLMDGGILVLGQDESMIGTKGKEFFEILDPKERIYQKIPHSIN; this is encoded by the coding sequence TTGATAGAATCCAAAACAAGTCACTATATTGAAAAGATCATATCAGAGATTAAGAAAAAAACAGGTAAAAGTATTCAAGAGTTTAAACCTGTTTTTCTTGAAAGACGAATACAATACAGAATGAGAATACTAAATATATCTGAATTAAAAGAATATTTCGAATTAGTATCAAGTAATTGTAATGAGGCAGAATCCCTATATTCATCATTTTCAATAAATGTAACAAAATTTTTTAGAGATCCTCAAGTCTGGGAGAAATTAGAAAAGGAGACCATCCCCAAGTTAATTGAAAAATCAAAGTTCTCTAGAATTAAAGTTTGGAGTTGTGGCAGTGCTTCAGGTGAAGAGCCACATAGTATTTCCATAATGCTACATGAATTGTTGAAAGGAACTGGGAAAGATTATAGAATTTATGCTAACGATATAAACAACCATGCATTAATTCGTGCAGAAAAAGCTGTATATCGAAATGCAAATTTAGTGAATGTGAGTAATCTCAAAATTAATAGATATTTTGAAAAAATTTCAGAGGAATACTACCAAGTTAAACTTAACATCAGAAACAAAATTCAATATGAGGAGATGGATTTGATGAAAACTACAGGACAAATGTTTGATATTATTTTCTGTAGAAATGTTTTGATATACTATGATAAAAACTCTCAAGAATGTATTTACAAAAAGTTTTCAGAATCATTAATGGATGGAGGGATTTTAGTTCTTGGACAAGATGAATCAATGATTGGAACTAAGGGAAAGGAATTCTTCGAAATACTAGATCCCAAAGAAAGAATTTATCAAAAAATACCTCACTCAATAAATTAA
- a CDS encoding response regulator — MGNGIKVLIADDASFMRTVLKDILKSNGLATDIVEAPDGVEAVRQFINHKPDLVTMDVNMPKADGIQALKGIMKVNPNARVIMVTSVEQKHIVQDAMKSGARDYIIKPFERGNVGLVFNKVLRTK, encoded by the coding sequence TTGGGAAATGGAATTAAAGTCTTAATTGCAGATGATGCTTCATTTATGAGAACTGTTTTAAAAGATATTTTAAAATCAAATGGACTTGCAACAGATATTGTAGAAGCACCAGATGGGGTCGAAGCTGTTCGCCAATTTATCAATCATAAACCAGATTTAGTTACAATGGATGTTAACATGCCAAAAGCTGATGGAATTCAAGCATTAAAAGGAATTATGAAAGTAAATCCAAATGCACGTGTGATAATGGTGACATCTGTTGAACAAAAACACATTGTTCAAGATGCAATGAAATCAGGTGCTAGAGATTACATAATAAAACCATTTGAGAGAGGAAATGTCGGATTAGTATTCAACAAAGTATTAAGAACAAAATAA
- a CDS encoding chemotaxis protein CheC, which produces MKLKNNEIQTLVGTIEEYITNKTCSALSTLLNESINHKISIQYNNDNSKNKISFSSDEIKMCSVRLNGKGDLHIELLYTIKLNHAINIASKLLGTKINKLDEMGMSALQEVANILTGSFFNALSENTGYRIDLSTPSFKEGRLKELIKEPANDVNSNLKDVIVTDVSLSGAVTDIELHMIIIQHPEHAKKLISFRDQNLKVPKYENPSNTNLLGGKNNSIDELIGDFNLKKTEVESNSKNQSLKKNIGEN; this is translated from the coding sequence ATGAAATTAAAAAATAATGAAATTCAAACATTGGTAGGAACTATAGAAGAATATATTACAAATAAAACATGCAGTGCACTATCCACACTTCTTAACGAGTCAATCAATCATAAGATTTCAATCCAATATAATAACGATAACTCTAAAAATAAAATTTCATTTTCATCAGATGAAATAAAAATGTGCTCAGTAAGATTAAATGGTAAAGGTGATCTCCACATTGAATTACTCTACACAATAAAATTGAATCATGCGATTAATATTGCATCAAAACTACTAGGTACAAAAATCAATAAATTAGATGAAATGGGAATGTCAGCATTACAAGAAGTTGCAAATATTTTAACAGGTTCGTTCTTCAATGCATTGTCTGAAAATACGGGGTATCGTATTGATCTTTCAACTCCATCATTCAAAGAAGGGAGATTAAAAGAATTAATCAAAGAACCAGCAAACGATGTCAATAGCAATCTCAAAGATGTAATAGTTACAGATGTAAGTTTGTCAGGCGCTGTCACAGATATTGAACTTCACATGATAATCATACAACATCCCGAACATGCAAAAAAACTAATTTCGTTTAGAGATCAGAATTTAAAAGTTCCAAAATATGAAAACCCATCAAATACAAATTTGTTAGGCGGTAAAAACAATTCTATTGACGAACTGATAGGAGATTTTAATTTAAAAAAGACAGAAGTTGAATCCAATTCTAAAAATCAATCTTTGAAAAAAAATATTGGAGAAAATTAA